A segment of the Streptomyces sp. P9-A2 genome:
CGGGCTGCGCAACTCGCTGTGGGCGCGTGATCCGCACGTCGTCCACCGGTTCACGGACGAAGTGACCAACGGCGGTGTGCTGAAGGTCAACGACAGCCACATCGGGACCCTGCCGGTGCTGCCCATCGTCGGCGGCACGGGGCTGTCGGGCGGCGTCTTCGGGGAGGCCAACGTCTCCTTTCTGCGCACCACCCGCCTCCAGGGCATCAGCCTCGCCACCGGGACCGGTGAGCCCTTCGACCACCTCGCCGCCGCCGGAATGCCCCGGGAGTCCGGGCCGGTGGTAGCTGCTCCCTCCACCCGTATCCCTCTGCCGGGACAGTCCGGCACCAGCTGAAAGGCCGACACATGACCACGCTCTCCGGTACTCCCCTGCTCCACCGCAAGATCGACCTGTGCTTCCGGCACTTCGACACCGACGACAACGGCTTCATCGACCGCGAGGACCTCCTGACCCTGGGATCGCAGCTGCTGTCCAAGTTCGGCGAGCCCGTCACCTCGCCCAAGGGCACCGCGCTGATGGACGGCATGACCCGCTTCTGGGACGCCCTGGTCGCCGCCGCGGACCAGGACGGCGACGAGCGGCTCACCCGTGACGAGTACCGGGACTGCATGACCGGCGCCTTCGTCGAGTCGCCCGAGGGCTTCGACATCTCGTTCCGGCCCCTGGCGGAGGCGGTGTGCGCGCTGCTGGACACCGACGGGGACGGTGAGGTGGACGAGCGGGAGTTCGAGGCATGGCAGGAGGTGTTCCGTACCGCGCCCGAGAACAGGGCCGACGCCTTCCGCAAGCTGGACGCCGACGGGAACGGCAGGCTCACGGTCGACGAGCTGCTGGCCGCCGTCCGCCAGTACTACCTCAGCCCCGACGCCGACGCGGCCGGCAATTGGCTCTACGGCGCGGTCGCCTGAAGCAAGCACGGGCCGGGGGCCCGGTGGGTAGCGGCCTCGCCGTCTGCCGGCCCCCGGTTCCCGGTTCCCGGCCCCCGGTTCCTCGGCCGCCCGTCCGCCGACGGCCGTCACTTCAGGCAGGATGCCCCCACCGCAGCGCCGAGCACCGGCAAGGAGCAGTTCGTTCACGGCCGCTCAGGGGGCCATTTCCTCCGCCCGGGTGCGGTGGCGGGTGTCGATGAAGGAGTACGGGGGCCAGGGGCCCAGGAAGCGGATGCGGACGGCGGGCTGACGGGACCGCAGTTCGGTCAGTACGGTGCCGACGGCGTCGATGTCCTCCCGCCGGACGAGCAGGGCGGCGCACAGGACGTCCGTCTCGCCCGCGACGCGGTGGGTGGGGCCGCGGTCGCGGTAGTCCTCGGCGACGGCCAGCAGACGCTGCCTGATCTCGGCGTGCAGGGTGTCGGCGAACTGTCCGGCCGCGTTGCGGGCCCGGTGCTCCCGCTGCTTGGCCATCAGCCTGCGCATGCCGGGTGACAGGCCGTCCGCCGGGCCGCCCGCCGGGTCCTCCGGCGCGGCCTCTCCCGCTTCGCCCGTGGTGACGGCCGTACGGTCCACGGTGATGTCGACCCGCAGTTCGCACCGGCCGGCCAGGTCCTCCAACTGGCCCGCGATGTCCGCCGCCTGCTCGGTGACCCACTCCGTCAGGCGCCGTTCGGCGCTCCGCCCGGCCTCGGGCCGGCCCTCGGGCGGCGGCTCCTCGGCGACCAGGACGTTGAAGGTCATCGGCAGGATGCTGCCGGTGCGTTCCCATACGGTGTCCACCGCCCGGCTCTGCTCCTCCACCCAGCGGCGCACCTGGTCGTCGCCGCCCTCGAGAGGGGCCGGGGCGGCGTCGTGCACCAGTGCCGCGACGGAGGCGCCGGGAACGCGCACCAGCCGCAGCGGGCGACCGTCGATCCCGGTGACGCCGTCGGCCGCGTCCGGCCGGTCCGGGCCG
Coding sequences within it:
- a CDS encoding EF-hand domain-containing protein, with protein sequence MTTLSGTPLLHRKIDLCFRHFDTDDNGFIDREDLLTLGSQLLSKFGEPVTSPKGTALMDGMTRFWDALVAAADQDGDERLTRDEYRDCMTGAFVESPEGFDISFRPLAEAVCALLDTDGDGEVDEREFEAWQEVFRTAPENRADAFRKLDADGNGRLTVDELLAAVRQYYLSPDADAAGNWLYGAVA
- a CDS encoding GvpL/GvpF family gas vesicle protein; the encoded protein is MTEHTALYVYALLPDRPDGPDRPDAADGVTGIDGRPLRLVRVPGASVAALVHDAAPAPLEGGDDQVRRWVEEQSRAVDTVWERTGSILPMTFNVLVAEEPPPEGRPEAGRSAERRLTEWVTEQAADIAGQLEDLAGRCELRVDITVDRTAVTTGEAGEAAPEDPAGGPADGLSPGMRRLMAKQREHRARNAAGQFADTLHAEIRQRLLAVAEDYRDRGPTHRVAGETDVLCAALLVRREDIDAVGTVLTELRSRQPAVRIRFLGPWPPYSFIDTRHRTRAEEMAP